One segment of Ascidiaceihabitans donghaensis DNA contains the following:
- a CDS encoding GNAT family N-acetyltransferase has protein sequence MTLRVANLGDQSALNRLFERSYPTLLKDVYDAETLKTALPKMIRAQPVLLSSGTFFVWDCAGILAGAGGWSVDKARADKAHIRHVATDPAHLRKGIAQALIMHCLATAKAAGITEMECWSTRYAEGFYAAIGFSAIGPIDAMLGGTVAFPSIRMTMFL, from the coding sequence ATGACACTGCGCGTTGCAAACCTTGGAGATCAATCAGCATTAAACCGGCTTTTTGAGCGAAGCTACCCAACTTTGTTGAAAGACGTCTATGATGCAGAAACACTGAAGACAGCTTTGCCCAAGATGATCAGGGCGCAACCTGTTTTGCTGTCTTCGGGTACCTTCTTCGTCTGGGACTGTGCTGGCATCCTTGCAGGGGCGGGGGGCTGGAGTGTGGATAAGGCACGCGCTGACAAGGCGCACATCCGTCATGTGGCAACAGATCCGGCACACTTGCGCAAAGGCATCGCACAGGCGCTGATTATGCATTGTCTTGCAACAGCCAAAGCGGCCGGAATTACAGAAATGGAATGCTGGTCAACACGCTATGCGGAAGGGTTTTATGCAGCCATAGGGTTCAGTGCGATCGGACCGATCGACGCGATGCTGGGAGGCACCGTGGCCTTCCCTTCAATCCGTATGACTATGTTCTTGTGA
- the rpmG gene encoding 50S ribosomal protein L33 — protein MAKPTTIKIRLNSSAGTGHFYVTKKNARTMTEKMVVRKYDPVARKHVEYKEGKIK, from the coding sequence ATGGCGAAGCCAACCACGATCAAGATCCGTCTGAACTCGTCCGCGGGCACAGGCCATTTCTACGTCACGAAGAAAAATGCGCGTACGATGACCGAAAAGATGGTCGTCCGTAAATACGACCCCGTTGCGCGCAAGCACGTGGAATACAAAGAAGGCAAGATCAAGTAA